Part of the Streptomyces sp. NBC_01460 genome, TCGTCCCCGGGCGCACTGCCGGGGCTGTCGGGCCGGTTTCGCTGCGGGCTATCGGTCATCGCCGCTCTTCCCTTCGGGGCAGGGTTGGACTTCCGTGGCCCACAGTAAGTGCGCTTGCCCGGTCCCGCGCCGTGGATGGGGCAGGGTGGAGCAATGACAACGGCTGAGGGCCCCCACCGGGCCGACGGATGGACCGCCGCGGTACGCCAACGGCTCGGTCTGGGGCGACTACTCCCTCTGGGCGGCCCCGCCGACGGCTCCTGGATCGCGGAACGGGCGGCGGCCACGGTGCTGCGGGACGCCGCGGCCGGGTCGGGGGCCGTCCTGGGGAAGCTCAGGATCGCCCCGGCCGTCGAGGAGCACACCCCGGAACCGGCGGTGCCCGGACCGCCCAGCGCACTGCCGCCCGGACCGCTGCGGATCGAGGCCGACTTCGCCTCGACGGCACGGCGGCCCCTGCACGCCACCGCGGACGCGCTGCGCGCGGCGCTGCTGACCGCGGCGGCCCAGCGCCTCGGCCTGGTGGTCGACGAGGTGGACCTGCGGGTGACGGAGCTGCTGGAGGAGGAGCCCCGTCCGGCCCCTGAGCCGCCCGCCGACGTGCGCGCGGCGGAACCGGACGGCACCGCGGGGGCGGCTGCGGCGGGGGTCCCCGGCGTGATGTCGCTGACCCACGTCCTGGGCGGCGCGGTGCAGCACGCGCCGGGTCATGTCCGGGTGGAGCTCGCGACGGCCGGGGACCACCGGGCGCTGGACGTCGCCCGGGCGGTGCGCGGGGCGGTGGCCGGGGCCGTGGAGGGCCGGCCGACGGTCGCCGTGCTGATCACGGCCGTGGTGGAGCGAAACTGACACGGCTCCCTCACCGTCCGGCGAGGGAGCCGTGGGTGACAGGGGGTCAGTCGGCCAGCCCGGCGATGTCGCGCAGTCGGCGGCCCTGGGCGGCCCGCTCGGCGGTGCGCTGCTCCTCGTACGTACGGGAGAGGGCGCCGCTCAGCAGTGCCTTCGTCTCCACGACCGCGTCGCGCGGGGCGGCGAGCAGGGCGGCGGCCAGGTCGCGGCCCGCCGCGTCCAGCTGGTCCGCGGGGACCACGAGGTTGGCGAGGCCGGAGCGCTCCGCCTCCTCGGCGTGCACGAAGCGGCCGGTGGCGCAGATCTCGAGCGCACGGGCGTATCCCACGAGGTTCACCAGGGGGTGGGTGCCCGTGAGGTCGGGAACGAGACCGAGGCTGGTCTCGCGCATGGCGAACTGCACGTCCTCGGCGACGATGCGCAGATCGCAGGCGAGGGCGAGCTGGAAGCCGGCACCGATCGCGTGCCCCTGGACGGCCGCGATCGACACGATGTCGTTGCGGCGCCACCAGGTGAACGCCTCCTGGTACTCGGCGATGGTCGCGTCGAGCTCGGCCTCCGGGCCGCGCGCCATGTCCAGGAAGGACGGCTCGCCGTCGAATCCCTCGGGTGCGAATGCCTGCCGGTCGAGGCCCGCGGAGAAGGACTTGCCCTCGCCGCGCAGCACGACGACCCGCACGCTGCCGGGGAGCGCCCGTCCGGCCTCTGTCAACGCCCGCCACAGAGCGGGAGACTGAGCGTTGCGCTTGGCCGGATTGGTGAGCGTCACCGTGGCAACCGCGTCATCGACGGTGAGCCGTACACCGTCCTTGTCGAGCACAGGGTCGAGCGAGGTCATGGAACGCCTCCGGATCGGGTGCTGTCAGCACTTACTGGCAAGTAACTGAACAGTAACCACCCGGACGACCTGGTGGTCGGCCGGGTGGCCACCCGGTGTTCCGGTGAGTCCGAGGAGCCGGCCGGGCCGGCTCCTGACCGCCGTCAGGCCGAAGCGGCCTTCTTGCCTCGAGTCGCTCCGCCGCGTCCCCGCAGCGTGACTCCGGACTCGCTGAGCATCCGGTGGACGAATCCGTAGGAGCGGCCGGTTTCCTCGGCCAGCGCCCGGATGCTCGCACCGGAGTCGTACTTCTTCTTCAGGTCTGCCGCGAGCTTGTCACGCGCGGCGCCGGTAACCCGGCTGCCCTTCTTCAGAGTCTCGGCCACCCGTGCCTCCTCAAGGAAGTGCGCTCTGGACTCTCATGATCACCCCTACCGGGCTTCCTGGCCACCCATTCGGCAAGGTACGTACGACCGGTTTCCACGTCCGGAAGCGGTCCGACACAAGCGGAATCCCGCATTCCAAGGGGGCTGAGAGCCCCGTGGAGCGGGATGCGGGAAGAACGGCCAGGTCAGGGCCGTACGGGGTGGGGTGGCCGGAAATGAGTGCGCCCGGCAGCTATCTGCCGGGCGCCGCGCCGGAGTACGAGACCCGCTCACCCAGATGATGGATCACCGATGGGCCGAATGATCCAGACGCGTTGGATCACCGGGCTCCGCGCCGGTTCCGGGTCCCCTGCGGGGTCAGGCGAGGGCGACCAGGTCCCGGTAGTCCGCACCCCAGAGGTCCTCGACACCGTCGGGCAGCAGGATGATCCGCTCCGGCTGGAGCGCCTCCACCGCGCCCTCGTCGTGGGTGACGAGGACGACGGCGCCCTTGTAGGTGCGCAGGGCCCCGAGGATCTCCTCGCGGCTGGCGGGGTCGAGGTTGTTCGTCGGCTCGTCGAGCAGCAGCACGTTCGCGGAGGAGACCACCAGCGTCGCCAGGGCCAGCCGGGTCTTCTCACCGCCGGAGAGCACTCCGGCGGGCTTGTCGACGTCGTCACCGGAGAAGAGGAAGGAACCGAGCGTCTTGCGGACCGCGACCAGGTCGAGGTCGGGCGCCGCCGAGCGCATGTTCTCCAGGACGGAGCGCTCCGGGTCGAGGGTCTCGTGCTCCTGGGCGTAGTAGCCGAGCTTGAGGCCGTGGCCCTCGATGACCTCGCCGGTGTCGGGCTTCTCGGCTCCGCCGAGGAGGCGCAGCAGGGTCGTCTTGCCCGCGCCGTTGAGGCCGAGGATGACGACGCGGGAGCCCTTGTCGATGGCCAGGTCCACGTCGGTGAAGATCTCGAGGGAGCCGTAGGACTTGGAGAGGCCCTCGGCCATCAGCGGGGTCTTGCCGCACGGGGAGGGGTCGGGGAAGCGCAGCTTGGCGACCTTGTCCGAGACCCGCACGGCCTCCAGCCCCGAGAGCAGCCGGTCGGCGCGCTTGGCCATGTTCTGCGCGGCGACGGTCTTGGTGGCCTTGGCGCGCATCTTGTCGGCCTGCGCGTTGAGGGTCGCGGCCTTCTTCTCGGCGTTCTGACGCTCGCGCTTGCGGCGCTTCTCGTCGGCCTCGCGCTGCTGCTGGTAGAGCTTCCAGCCCATGTTGTAGATGTCGATCTGCGCGCGGTTGGCGTCGAGGTAGAACACCTTGTTGACCACGGTCTCCACGAGCTCGACGTCGTGGGAGATCACGATGAAGCCGCCGCGGTAGGTCTTGAGGTAGTCCCGCAGCCAGACGATCGAGTCCGCGTCGAGGTGGTTGGTGGGTTCGTCGAGGAGCAGGGTGTCGGCGTCCGAGAACAGGATGCGCGCGAGCTCGACACGGCGGCGCTGACCACCGGAGAGGGTGTGCAGGGGCTGGCCGAGCACCCGGTCGGGCAGGCTGAGCGCGGCGGCGATGGTGGCGGCCTCGGCCTCGGCGGCGTATCCGCCCTTGGTGAGGAACTCCGTCTCCAGGCGCTCGTACCGCTTCATCGCCTTCTCGCGGGTGGCGCCCTTGCCGTTCGCCATCCGCTCCTCGTTCTCCCGCATCTTGCGCAGGATCTCGTCGAGCCCGCGGGCCGAGAGGATGCGGTCGCGGGCCAGGACGTCGAGGTCGCCGGTGCGCGGGTCCTGCGGGAGGTAGCCCACCTCACCGCTGTTGCTGATGGTGCCGCCGGCGGGGGTCCCCTCGCCCGCGAGGCACTTGGTGAGCGTGGTCTTGCCCGCGCCGTTGCGGCCGACCAGACCGATGCGGTCGCCCTTGGCGATACGGAAGGACGCGTTCTCGATGAGGATGCGGGCGCCGGCGCGCAGCTCGATGCCGGAAGCGGTGATCACGGAAATACTCCAGGGCGGTATGGACGGCGGAGGGACAGCGGACTCACGACTCGACGCCGCCTAATGCACAAGGAGAATTGCCATGGGACTCAGTCTACTGGCGGTGTCCACCTGCTTTACCTCATGCTCCCGGCCCGCCACCGCGCCACCACACCTCGTCACGTAGGCGGGCGCACCCCGCCGAACCGGCTGGAACCCGGCACCGAACGGCACAGTCGCGGTGGAGCGGCCGGAGCGGACGGAGGCGGACATCCGGGACGGTCTCTCCGCGGCGACGGCGGTCGGCGGCGGCCCGGATCCAGGAGCACCGGGGACCCGGGCCGCCGCGGCCCCTTCCGCTGACGTCGTCGGTGGCCGATGGAAGACTGAGACGCAGATCACATCGAGGTGGTCGGGTAGCGGGAGAGGGCGAGCGTGATGGCAGTGGCGGACGGTGGTCCCACGATCTTTCCGACGATCCTGTACGAGGACGCGAAGGCCGCGATCCGAGTGCTCACCCAGGCCCTGGGGTTCACCGAGGAGGCGGTGTACGAGGGCGAGGACGGCAGCGTGGTCCATGCCGAGCTCTCGTGCGGCAACGGCAGGGTGATGCTCGGCTCCAGGGGCCGCGGGGGCGCCTTCGCCGAGGCGATGGCCGGCGCCGGGCCCTCCGGGGTCTACGTCGTCGTGGACGAGGTGGACGCACACCACGCGCGGGCCGTGGAGCACGGCGTGGAGATCCTCATGCCGCCCACCGACCAGGACTACGGCTCGCGGGACTACATGGCGCGGGACGCGGAGGGCAACGTCTGGAGCTTCGGGACGTACGCCCCGGGGTCCTCGGACTGAGCGTCCCCGGGGCCGCGCGTGCTCGCCCGCTCACACCCCGCCGGTGTGCACCTGGAAGGCGGCGCGGCGCACGGCTTTGGCGAGGGCCGGGTCCGGGTGCGCGGCGGCCAGGGCCACCAGCACCTGGACGGTCCGGGGGTGCCCCACGGCACGCACCTCGTCCAGCAGCGCGGGGACCGTGCCCTGGACCGCGGAGTCGAGGTGGCGGACCAGCAGCCCGGTCTCGCCGTGGTCGGCCACGGCCGCGGCGGTGTCGACCCAGAGCCAGGTCGCTTCCTCGCGGCTGAGGACGTCCTGGGCGTCGTCGGGGTCGGTGCCCTCGTACTCGGCGAGCCAGAGCAGCGCGTACGGGCGCAGCGGCGCCTCGGTGACGACGGAGCGGACGACCGGCTCGGCGGGGGCGCCGACGACGCGCAGGGCCTCGAAGGCGAGCCCGCGCAGCAGCGCGTCCTCGCCCCGGGCGACGGCCAGCAGCTCGGCCACGGCGCTGCCGACGGGCCGGGCGGCGAGCCAGGCGCGGTATTCGGCGCGGGCCGGGCCGGGGGTGAGCCGGGCGCAGCCGAGCAGCATGTCGGCGGCGGACTGCTCGATGTTGCCGGCCGGGCTCTGGGCGGCGACGCAGATCTGCTCCAGCTTGACCCAGACCGCCCAGTTGCCCAGAGGGGTGAGGGTCGCGTGGCCGGCGCCGAGCGTCAGGGCGCCCACGGAGGCCAGGCCCTCCAGGGCCCAGTCGAGGAGCAGCGCGTTCAGGTCGGCGGGGTGTCCGGCGACGGCAGCGGGCTGCTCCTGCGGGCCGTAGGGCACCTCGCACCGCTCCTCGTGGAGCTCGGCGACGCGCTGGCCGAGCAGGTCGAGGAGCGCGGGCACGGTGACGGGCCCCGCCGAGAGCTGGAGGAGGGAGAGCACCTGGGGCACGGCCTCGACGGCTTCCGCCACGGCGGTGGCCTCGATGCCGTCGGGTGAGGCGTGGACGAGCGACCAGGCGTCGAAGAGCGCGACCCAGCCGCGGAGCACGGCGGAGTCGTCGCGGTCCCAGGCCCGCAGCCGCCAGCCGGGGCGGGCGGTGTCGCCGTGCAGCTCGATGAGCCCGGCCAGCCTGGCCCGGTCCCAGCCAGTCAGCACCTGGGCCGGTGACAGCTCCATCGCCGCGGCGGCCCGCTCCAGGGCCTGGGCGGCAAGGGTGACCGAGCCCGGACTCGTACCGTCCGCCGCCCAGTGGGCGATCCGTACGGCGTCGGCGAGCACGGCCCTGGCCTGGCGTGCCAGTTCCGCCGGGGGCGGTGTGCCCTCGGGTGGGCGGGGGGCCGGCCGGGTGCGCCGGGTCGTCACGGCCTTACGGGCGGTCGCCTGGGGTCGCGGGCGGACAAGTCGCAGCCTGGAGTCGCGCGGGGTACGGGACGTCACGAGGAGCAGTCTTGCCTCTGACGGGCCGAAAGCCCAAACGGAAGCCGTGTCACCAGGGTTCGGGGAGCTTCGGGGCCGGGTCACCAACCGGGCGGTTCCGGCCCATCAGCTCACATCAGGGGCGTGAGGAAGCGCCGGAGCGCCTCCTCGTAGCCTGCCGGGTCGGCATTCCACATCGCCGCATGCGGAGCCTGGGGCACGGGGTGCAGGGTCACCAGGTCCGGCCGGAGCGCGGCGAGTTCCCGGGAGGGCCCCCAGGGGGCCAGGGTGTCGTCGGGCCCGTGGACGATGAGGGTGGGGGCGTGCAGGGCCGTCGGCACCGAGGTGCTCAGGAGCGGGGCGCCGTGCAGCCCTGTCTGGCCCTGGGCCGCGCGGACGGCGAGGGGGAGCAGCGCCGAGGGGACGCCCCTCGCCGAGGCGAGGGCCCGCAGCGTGGTCCGCCAGTCCATGACCGGGGAGTCGAGGACGAGGCCGCGGATGCGATCACGGAGGGCGGAGTTGACGGCCGCGTGCAGCGCCATCGAGGCGCCGGACGACCAGCCGTGGAGGACCACGTGCTCCGCCCCGTAGCGCACGGCGTAGCGGATGGCGGCGTCGAGGTCGCGCCACTCGGACTCGCCGAGGTGGGTGAGCCCGTCCGGGGAGCGCGGGGCACCCGGGTCGCCCCGGTAGGCCAGGTCGAGCACGGGGAACTGCTGGTCGTGGAGGAACCCCATCACATTCAGGGGGTGGTCCCTGGTGGTGCCGAGACCGTGCACGGTGATCACCCAGGTGTCGCGGGCCCCGGGCACGAACCAGGCGGGCAGGGCGCCGAGCTCTCCGGGGACCTCGACCTCCTTGTAGGCGAGGCCGAGGGCGGCGAGGGGGTCACCGCGGTGGAGCTCCGGGGTGAGGCGGACCCGGGCGCCGGGCTTCAGGCTGCCGAGGGTGACGCTCTCCAGCCGGCGTACGACGGTGTCCGCGGAGACGGCGGAGCGGCCGGGCTGTTCGAGCACCGGGCCCACCACCGCGTGGACGCCGCCCCGGCCGGTCAGTCCGTACGTGCCGGGACGCAGCGCGGAGAGGGAGCGGGTCAGGGTGACCTGCCCGGCCGCGGTGGCGTGCACGGTGAGACGGCGGTCGGCGGGGAAGGGCCGTGGCGAGGGCGCCCCGAGGGCGGCGTCGCTGGCGTAGCGGCCGGCGGCGACCGCTGCCGCGCCGACGCCGAGGATCGAGGTTGCGGCCACTGCCGCCGCTGTTGCCTGGCGCACGGCTCCAGTGTCCTGGGCCGGGGCGCCCTCTGCCAGTGGGCAGGGGCCGTACGGAGCCCGCCCCGGGTTCAGCCCGGCTGGCCGTAGCCCTCCAGGGCCTCCCGCACGTCACGCAGCTGGGCGGCCGAGAGGAGGGCGGGACTGTGGCCGGGCACGGAGCTCGCCGTGAGCCAGAGCCTGCACATCCATTCCAGCTGGGCGGTGCGGTCGTACGCCTGGTCGAGGGTGCTGCCGTAGGTGACCGTGCCGTGGTTCCGCAGCAGGCAGCCGGTGCGGCCGTGCAGCGCGGCCAGCATGTTGTCGGCGAGCTCCCGCGTCCCGTAGCGCGCGTAGGCGGCCGTGCGGACGGGGCCGCCCATCATGGCGGCGGCGTAGTGGATGAGCGGCACCTCGTGGACGAGGGTGGAGACGGCGGTGGCGTGCACCGCGTGGGTGTGGACGACGGCCGCGGCGTCGCTGTCGCGGTAGACGGCCAGGTGGAGAGCCAGTTCACTGGTCGGGACGAGGTCGCCGAGGACCTGGCGTCCTTCGAGGTCGACGCCGACGGCGTCGCCGGGACCCAGGCGGTCGTAGGGAACCCCGCTGGGGGTGACCAGCACGATGTCCCCGACCCGGGCCGAGACGTTGCCCGAGGTGCCGACGACCAGGCCGTCCGCCGCCGTCCGCCGGGCCGTCGCGACGACTCCGTCCCACGCCTGCTCGATCGCGTCCTGCCGCTCATCACCCATGCGGGGATCCTAGGGGTGGTGACCGATGTCTCTTCCGGGGGACACATCGGGCCGAAGGTGGACGACAGGTGCGGGACAGGGCCCGGCCCACGCCCGGCCCACGCCCCGGAGTGGGCGCCTCCGGATACTCTCGGCGCACACAAGCGGAACTGACGTACGCGGTTGGGGTCACCATGCCGCCCTGCCCAGTTCATCTTCCGTTCACCCTGGTTGCTTACGTTCCACGTGCCAATGACGTCGAACGATTGCCTGGGTAAATGGAACACATCACGCTGCTGCTCGCGATCGTGA contains:
- a CDS encoding enoyl-CoA hydratase/isomerase family protein, with translation MTSLDPVLDKDGVRLTVDDAVATVTLTNPAKRNAQSPALWRALTEAGRALPGSVRVVVLRGEGKSFSAGLDRQAFAPEGFDGEPSFLDMARGPEAELDATIAEYQEAFTWWRRNDIVSIAAVQGHAIGAGFQLALACDLRIVAEDVQFAMRETSLGLVPDLTGTHPLVNLVGYARALEICATGRFVHAEEAERSGLANLVVPADQLDAAGRDLAAALLAAPRDAVVETKALLSGALSRTYEEQRTAERAAQGRRLRDIAGLAD
- a CDS encoding helix-turn-helix domain-containing protein, with protein sequence MAETLKKGSRVTGAARDKLAADLKKKYDSGASIRALAEETGRSYGFVHRMLSESGVTLRGRGGATRGKKAASA
- a CDS encoding ABC-F family ATP-binding cassette domain-containing protein; translated protein: MITASGIELRAGARILIENASFRIAKGDRIGLVGRNGAGKTTLTKCLAGEGTPAGGTISNSGEVGYLPQDPRTGDLDVLARDRILSARGLDEILRKMRENEERMANGKGATREKAMKRYERLETEFLTKGGYAAEAEAATIAAALSLPDRVLGQPLHTLSGGQRRRVELARILFSDADTLLLDEPTNHLDADSIVWLRDYLKTYRGGFIVISHDVELVETVVNKVFYLDANRAQIDIYNMGWKLYQQQREADEKRRKRERQNAEKKAATLNAQADKMRAKATKTVAAQNMAKRADRLLSGLEAVRVSDKVAKLRFPDPSPCGKTPLMAEGLSKSYGSLEIFTDVDLAIDKGSRVVILGLNGAGKTTLLRLLGGAEKPDTGEVIEGHGLKLGYYAQEHETLDPERSVLENMRSAAPDLDLVAVRKTLGSFLFSGDDVDKPAGVLSGGEKTRLALATLVVSSANVLLLDEPTNNLDPASREEILGALRTYKGAVVLVTHDEGAVEALQPERIILLPDGVEDLWGADYRDLVALA
- a CDS encoding VOC family protein, with amino-acid sequence MAVADGGPTIFPTILYEDAKAAIRVLTQALGFTEEAVYEGEDGSVVHAELSCGNGRVMLGSRGRGGAFAEAMAGAGPSGVYVVVDEVDAHHARAVEHGVEILMPPTDQDYGSRDYMARDAEGNVWSFGTYAPGSSD
- a CDS encoding alpha/beta hydrolase, encoding MRQATAAAVAATSILGVGAAAVAAGRYASDAALGAPSPRPFPADRRLTVHATAAGQVTLTRSLSALRPGTYGLTGRGGVHAVVGPVLEQPGRSAVSADTVVRRLESVTLGSLKPGARVRLTPELHRGDPLAALGLAYKEVEVPGELGALPAWFVPGARDTWVITVHGLGTTRDHPLNVMGFLHDQQFPVLDLAYRGDPGAPRSPDGLTHLGESEWRDLDAAIRYAVRYGAEHVVLHGWSSGASMALHAAVNSALRDRIRGLVLDSPVMDWRTTLRALASARGVPSALLPLAVRAAQGQTGLHGAPLLSTSVPTALHAPTLIVHGPDDTLAPWGPSRELAALRPDLVTLHPVPQAPHAAMWNADPAGYEEALRRFLTPLM
- a CDS encoding class II aldolase/adducin family protein is translated as MGDERQDAIEQAWDGVVATARRTAADGLVVGTSGNVSARVGDIVLVTPSGVPYDRLGPGDAVGVDLEGRQVLGDLVPTSELALHLAVYRDSDAAAVVHTHAVHATAVSTLVHEVPLIHYAAAMMGGPVRTAAYARYGTRELADNMLAALHGRTGCLLRNHGTVTYGSTLDQAYDRTAQLEWMCRLWLTASSVPGHSPALLSAAQLRDVREALEGYGQPG